Part of the Rhizobium sp. N324 genome, ACAAGGTGAGCTCCCTCAATGTCGCTCTTGTCCCAGCGTAGCCGACCGTCCTTATCCACGATGACAGCGAACTCGCCGGCGTCCGGGTTGGCGATATGGATCGGTCGCGCGGCTGTGCCGGTTGCTTGATAGGGGCGGTCGACGGCGTCCGCGAACTCTTCTCCCGTCGCTCTTCCCGAAAGCCAGGCGTCGGCACCGATCTTCTCATGCAGGCCGTCATAGATCTTCACGAGCTCATCGACCGAATGGCCGGTTGCCTCGGCCCAATCATTGACGATCAATCGGCCATCCAGCGGCGACATCATGTGACAGATTACATAGGGTCTGGGCATTGGATTACTCTCCTCTACAAACATTCCACCGTCAGTGACCTGACTTCAACCAGGCTGCGAATTTATCCATCCAGTCGGGGTGCCAGCGTGAAAGCGCCGGCCGGTTCAGGATCATGTCGTCGGCCGCCCAGCGGATCCTTCTGGCATCGATCGCAGACGTAACCGCGTTATCCGGACAGATGATGTAAAAATTCTCGTCGAGCAGACGGACCAGGAAGTATTCCACCAGTTGCTCTGCGGTCCATGCCTCATCGGGTTTCGCAATGCCCTGCGGCTTGAGTGCGATGTTCATGGGTGTCCACGTGTAGCCAGGGACGAGGAGATGAGCCGAAACACGACCTCCCGTCGCCTTCAGAAGCTCGTGCGACAGCTGTTCGGTCAGGACTTTGACAGCTGCCTTCGCCACCGAATATGCGGCGTTACCTGGAGGAGTCGTAATACCTTCCTTGGAGCCGAGGTTGACAACGGCCGACTGGCGACCGGCTTCGATCATGTAGGGCACGAAGACGTGTTGCGCGGCCAGAACACCTCCGAAGTTTACATCGATCTGGCGTCGCCACTTTGCAGGATTGTCCCAAGGGCC contains:
- a CDS encoding SDR family NAD(P)-dependent oxidoreductase, coding for MSERMNSVVAPGRVAVITGAAKGIGLAIARALAARGMKLALLDLDADALEDVTSTLDTDILIVSGDVSDLSALTRLRDETISRFGDVAVLVNNAGITQGAGPWDNPAKWRRQIDVNFGGVLAAQHVFVPYMIEAGRQSAVVNLGSKEGITTPPGNAAYSVAKAAVKVLTEQLSHELLKATGGRVSAHLLVPGYTWTPMNIALKPQGIAKPDEAWTAEQLVEYFLVRLLDENFYIICPDNAVTSAIDARRIRWAADDMILNRPALSRWHPDWMDKFAAWLKSGH